A genomic window from Gambusia affinis linkage group LG16, SWU_Gaff_1.0, whole genome shotgun sequence includes:
- the elavl1a gene encoding ELAV-like protein 1a isoform X3 encodes MAVRRGHNKYFKDVYEMSNGYEDHMGGDEAKDAKTNLIVNYLPQSMTQDELRSLFNSIGEVESAKLVRDKMAGHSLGYGFVNYLNPSDAERAISTLNGLRLQSKTIKVSYARPSSDTIKDANLYISGLPKAMTQKDVEEMFSRFGRIINSRVLVDQASGTTGASRGVAFIRFDKRAEAEEAVKSLNGQKPPGAAEPITVKFAANPNQVKNTQLISQLYHNQSRRFGGPLHHQAQRFRFSPMGVDHMGGMGGVNVPGNNSSGWCIFIYNLGQDADESILWQMFGPFGAVTNVKVIRDFNTNKCKGFGFVTMTNYEEAAMAITSLNGYRLGDKILQVSFKTSKGHK; translated from the exons ATGGCAGTTCGTCGAGGACACAATAAGTACTTTAAA GACGTGTATGAGATGTCGAACGGTTATGAAGATCACATGGGAGGGGATGAGGCGAAGGATGCAAAGACTAACCTGATAGTGAACTACCTGCCTCAGAGTATGACTCAAGATGAGCTGCGAAGCCTCTTCAACAGCATTGGAGAGGTCGAGTCGGCCAAGCTGGTGCGAGACAAAATGGCAG gcCACAGTTTAGGGTACGGATTTGTTAACTATCTTAACCCTAGTGATGCAGAAAGAGCTATCAGTACTCTGAATGGACTAAGGCTACAGTCCAAAACTATCAAG GTTTCATATGCACGGCCCAGCTCTGACACAATAAAGGATGCAAACTTGTATATCAGCGGTCTGCCCAAGGCCATGACTCAGAAGGATGTGGAAGAAATGTTTTCCCGCTTCGGGCGTATCATAAATTCCAGAGTACTTGTTGATCAGGCTTCAGGTACGACAG GCGCGTCCCGCGGCGTGGCTTTTATCCGGTTTGATAAGCGAGCCGAGGCCGAAGAAGCCGTCAAGAGCCTGAACGGCCAGAAGCCGCCCGGCGCCGCCGAGCCAATCACGGTGAAGTTTGCGGCCAACCCGAACCAGGTGAAGAACACGCAGCTCATCTCGCAGCTCTACCACAATCAGTCGCGGCGCTTCGGGGGGCCCCTCCACCACCAGGCACAGCGGTTTAG GTTTTCTCCGATGGGCGTTGACCATATGGGGGGCATGGGAGGCGTGAACGTTCCCGGGAACAACTCCTCCGGCTGGTGCATCTTCATCTACAACCTGGGCCAGGACGCAGACGAGAGCATCCTGTGGCAGATGTTCGGCCCTTTCGGCGCAGTCACAAATGTCAAGGTGATCCGTGACTTCAACACCAACAAGTGCAAGGGCTTCGGCTTCGTTACCATGACAAACTACGAGGAGGCGGCCATGGCCATCACCAGCCTGAACGGGTACCGGCTCGGAGATAAGATACTGCAAGTGTCCTTTAAGACTAGCAAGGGCCACAAGTAG
- the elavl1a gene encoding ELAV-like protein 1a isoform X2, which produces MAVRRGHNKYFKADLQDVYEMSNGYEDHMGGDEAKDAKTNLIVNYLPQSMTQDELRSLFNSIGEVESAKLVRDKMAGHSLGYGFVNYLNPSDAERAISTLNGLRLQSKTIKVSYARPSSDTIKDANLYISGLPKAMTQKDVEEMFSRFGRIINSRVLVDQASGASRGVAFIRFDKRAEAEEAVKSLNGQKPPGAAEPITVKFAANPNQVKNTQLISQLYHNQSRRFGGPLHHQAQRFRFSPMGVDHMGGMGGVNVPGNNSSGWCIFIYNLGQDADESILWQMFGPFGAVTNVKVIRDFNTNKCKGFGFVTMTNYEEAAMAITSLNGYRLGDKILQVSFKTSKGHK; this is translated from the exons ATGGCAGTTCGTCGAGGACACAATAAGTACTTTAAA GCTGACTTGCAGGACGTGTATGAGATGTCGAACGGTTATGAAGATCACATGGGAGGGGATGAGGCGAAGGATGCAAAGACTAACCTGATAGTGAACTACCTGCCTCAGAGTATGACTCAAGATGAGCTGCGAAGCCTCTTCAACAGCATTGGAGAGGTCGAGTCGGCCAAGCTGGTGCGAGACAAAATGGCAG gcCACAGTTTAGGGTACGGATTTGTTAACTATCTTAACCCTAGTGATGCAGAAAGAGCTATCAGTACTCTGAATGGACTAAGGCTACAGTCCAAAACTATCAAG GTTTCATATGCACGGCCCAGCTCTGACACAATAAAGGATGCAAACTTGTATATCAGCGGTCTGCCCAAGGCCATGACTCAGAAGGATGTGGAAGAAATGTTTTCCCGCTTCGGGCGTATCATAAATTCCAGAGTACTTGTTGATCAGGCTTCAG GCGCGTCCCGCGGCGTGGCTTTTATCCGGTTTGATAAGCGAGCCGAGGCCGAAGAAGCCGTCAAGAGCCTGAACGGCCAGAAGCCGCCCGGCGCCGCCGAGCCAATCACGGTGAAGTTTGCGGCCAACCCGAACCAGGTGAAGAACACGCAGCTCATCTCGCAGCTCTACCACAATCAGTCGCGGCGCTTCGGGGGGCCCCTCCACCACCAGGCACAGCGGTTTAG GTTTTCTCCGATGGGCGTTGACCATATGGGGGGCATGGGAGGCGTGAACGTTCCCGGGAACAACTCCTCCGGCTGGTGCATCTTCATCTACAACCTGGGCCAGGACGCAGACGAGAGCATCCTGTGGCAGATGTTCGGCCCTTTCGGCGCAGTCACAAATGTCAAGGTGATCCGTGACTTCAACACCAACAAGTGCAAGGGCTTCGGCTTCGTTACCATGACAAACTACGAGGAGGCGGCCATGGCCATCACCAGCCTGAACGGGTACCGGCTCGGAGATAAGATACTGCAAGTGTCCTTTAAGACTAGCAAGGGCCACAAGTAG
- the elavl1a gene encoding ELAV-like protein 1a isoform X4 — MAVRRGHNKYFKDVYEMSNGYEDHMGGDEAKDAKTNLIVNYLPQSMTQDELRSLFNSIGEVESAKLVRDKMAGHSLGYGFVNYLNPSDAERAISTLNGLRLQSKTIKVSYARPSSDTIKDANLYISGLPKAMTQKDVEEMFSRFGRIINSRVLVDQASGASRGVAFIRFDKRAEAEEAVKSLNGQKPPGAAEPITVKFAANPNQVKNTQLISQLYHNQSRRFGGPLHHQAQRFRFSPMGVDHMGGMGGVNVPGNNSSGWCIFIYNLGQDADESILWQMFGPFGAVTNVKVIRDFNTNKCKGFGFVTMTNYEEAAMAITSLNGYRLGDKILQVSFKTSKGHK; from the exons ATGGCAGTTCGTCGAGGACACAATAAGTACTTTAAA GACGTGTATGAGATGTCGAACGGTTATGAAGATCACATGGGAGGGGATGAGGCGAAGGATGCAAAGACTAACCTGATAGTGAACTACCTGCCTCAGAGTATGACTCAAGATGAGCTGCGAAGCCTCTTCAACAGCATTGGAGAGGTCGAGTCGGCCAAGCTGGTGCGAGACAAAATGGCAG gcCACAGTTTAGGGTACGGATTTGTTAACTATCTTAACCCTAGTGATGCAGAAAGAGCTATCAGTACTCTGAATGGACTAAGGCTACAGTCCAAAACTATCAAG GTTTCATATGCACGGCCCAGCTCTGACACAATAAAGGATGCAAACTTGTATATCAGCGGTCTGCCCAAGGCCATGACTCAGAAGGATGTGGAAGAAATGTTTTCCCGCTTCGGGCGTATCATAAATTCCAGAGTACTTGTTGATCAGGCTTCAG GCGCGTCCCGCGGCGTGGCTTTTATCCGGTTTGATAAGCGAGCCGAGGCCGAAGAAGCCGTCAAGAGCCTGAACGGCCAGAAGCCGCCCGGCGCCGCCGAGCCAATCACGGTGAAGTTTGCGGCCAACCCGAACCAGGTGAAGAACACGCAGCTCATCTCGCAGCTCTACCACAATCAGTCGCGGCGCTTCGGGGGGCCCCTCCACCACCAGGCACAGCGGTTTAG GTTTTCTCCGATGGGCGTTGACCATATGGGGGGCATGGGAGGCGTGAACGTTCCCGGGAACAACTCCTCCGGCTGGTGCATCTTCATCTACAACCTGGGCCAGGACGCAGACGAGAGCATCCTGTGGCAGATGTTCGGCCCTTTCGGCGCAGTCACAAATGTCAAGGTGATCCGTGACTTCAACACCAACAAGTGCAAGGGCTTCGGCTTCGTTACCATGACAAACTACGAGGAGGCGGCCATGGCCATCACCAGCCTGAACGGGTACCGGCTCGGAGATAAGATACTGCAAGTGTCCTTTAAGACTAGCAAGGGCCACAAGTAG
- the tspan37 gene encoding tetraspanin 37 isoform X1, producing MGKIRGYNRMNQQRDGKKYLSTGRVNMEELTWANWLNDCRCEDRAESRLRRVRGKATQRVVGMVMAMSGVSLLMKYRHYSLFFSQTYILLPTVFTICSGAFLLFTGFLGTWLSLRHSRCLHGLFVYLLVVIFCLGSTASALAYVHSRKLDSDTASLSEVFQKYTGSSQDRNSRIVDVTQEQLHCCGVRNYTDWLDSSWLNKTGGDAVPHSCCNTTFLSCKGSLYQPWQLYHQGCQVKVEMAFQFILRFIMWTSLLGFLTEVVLLYMAAQMVTMEERLNYQALSNT from the exons ATGGGTAAAATAAGAGGGTATAACAGGATGAACCAGCAAAGAGATGGGAAGAAGTATTTAAGTACTGGGAGAGTGAATATGGAAGAATTGACCTGGGCAAATTGGCTAAATGACTGCAGGTGTGAGGACAGAGCAGAAAGCAGACTGAGGAGAGTGAGAGGGAAAGCGACACAGCGG GTTGTGGGGATGGTTATGGCCATGAGCGGCGTCTCCCTCCTGATGAAGTACAGACACTacagcttatttttttctcagaccTACATCCTCCTCCCCACAGTCTTCACGATCTGCAGCGGTGCGTTCTTGCTCTTCACCGGTTTCCTCGGTACTTGGCTGAGCCTCAGACACTCCCGCTGTCTGCACGGACTG TTTGTTTATCTGCTGGTTGTGATCTTTTGCTTGGGAAGCACGGCCTCTGCTCTGGCCTACGTCCACTCCAGAAAG TTGGATTCCGACACAGCGTCTCTCAGCGAGGTGTTTCAGAAATACACAGGCAGCAGTCAGGACAGAAACTCTCGGATTGTTGATGTTACTCAAGAGCAG CTCCATTGTTGCGGGGTCAGAAACTACACTGACTGGCTGGACAGCTCTTGGCTCAATAAAACCGGTGGAGATGCGGTTCCTCACAGCTGCTGCAACACCACGTTCCTCTCATGTAAAGGCAGTTTGTACCAGCCATGGCAGCTTTACCATCAG GGCTGTCaggtgaaggtggagatggCTTTTCAGTTCATCCTAAGGTTTATCATGTGGACGTCCCTCCTGGGGTTTCTGACTGAG GTGGTTTTGCTTTACATGGCGGCACAGATGGTAACGATGGAAGAACGTTTGAACTATCAAGCACTGAGTAACACTTAG
- the slc1a8b gene encoding solute carrier family 1 member 8b, whose product METWKKLFKGAVSVKVREYVKDYCKRNGLLTLSVFAVITGCGLGFTLRTFNLSTQAKIYFSFPGELLMRMLKMLILPLITSSLMSGLSAMDTKASGRLGVLTITYYLWTTFIAVIVGIILVLIIHPGTGQEKDGHHGSTGPVMTSADALLDLIRNMIPSNLIEATFQQYRTDLVPSVQSANEKESQANFVYVMPDYHNPRLGHPVFLEITPAPDIKYKIVPSTSKGMNVLGIVIFSATMGLLLGKMGERGLPLVNVCQCINECVMKIINAAMWYFPFGIVFLVAGKILDMHDPAHLGEKLGMYFITVLAGLFVHGLILLPLFYFFFTRKNPFTYIRGLLQALVIALATSSSSATLPITMKCLLENCGVDRQIARFVLPVGATINMDGTALYEAVAAIFIAQVNDYDLDFGQLVTISITATAASIGAAGIPQAGLVTMVIVLTSVGLPPADISLIVAIDWVLDRFRTMINVLGDALAAGIMAHLCKKDFDKAAAVAANSSAGSSVSNERRDTVISFGNQSVAMSDAPLIAHRCDYVFEVDGDNVLERPVPCYNLCQV is encoded by the exons ATGGAGACGTGGAAGAAGCTGTTTAAAGGCGCGGTGTCTGTGAAAGTCAGGGAGTACGTGAAGGACTACTGCAAAAGGAACGGGCTGCTGACTCTGTCCGTGTTTGCCGTCATCACCGGCTGTGGTCTTGGATTTACGCTGAGGACGTTCAACCTCTCCACGCAG GCAAAGATCTATTTCTCTTTCCCTGGAGAATTATTGATGAGGATGTTGAAGATGTTAATTCTGCCACTCATTACTTCCAG TCTGATGTCTGGCCTGTCGGCCATGGACACGAAGGCCAGCGGCCGCCTGGGTGTCCTGACGATAACGTACTACCTGTGGACGACCTTCATCGCCGTGATTGTGGGGATCATCCTGGTGCTGATCATTCACCCGGGGACGGGGCAAGAGAAAGACGGTCACCATGGAAGCACGGGCCCCGTCATGACCTCCGCCGACGCTCTGCTCGACCTCATTAG GAATATGATCCCATCCAATCTAATTGAAGCTACATTTCAGCAG tacCGGACGGACCTGGTGCCAAGCGTGCAGAGCGCCAACGAGAAAGAGTCTCAGGCCAACTTCGTCTACGTCATGCCCGATTATCACAACCCTCGACTCGGCCACCCCGTTTTCTTGGAGATCACTCCCGCGCCTGACATCAAGTATAAAATCGTTCCCAGTACGAGCAAAGGCATGAACGTGTTGGGGATTGTCATCTTCTCAGCAACCATGG GTCTGCTGCTGGGGAAGATGGGCGAACGAGGATTGCCTCTGGTCAACGTGTGCCAGTGCATAAACGAGTGCGTGATGAAGATCATTAATGCGGCCATGTG GTACTTCCCCTTTGGCATAGTGTTCCTGGTCGCAGGGAAGATCCTGGACATGCACGACCCAGCCCACCTGGGAGAGAAACTGGGCATGTACTTCATCACCGTCCTGGCTGGTCTGTTCGTGCACGGCCTCATCCTGCTGCCTCTCTTCTACTTCTTCTTTACCCGCAAAAACCCCTTCACGTACATCCGAGGCCTGTTGCAGGCCCTCGTCATTGCTCTGGCGACTTCGTCCAG ctcagccACGCTACCGATCACAATGAAGTGTCTCCTGGAGAACTGCGGGGTGGACCGGCAGATTGCCCGCTTCGTCCTGCCGGTGGGAGCCACCATCAACATGGACGGGACGGCCTTGTATGAGGCCGTGGCAGCTATATTTATTGCTCAGGTCAATGACTATGACTTGGACTTTGGCCAGCTGGTAACCATTAG CAttacagcaacagcagctaGCATTGGGGCAGCTGGCATACCTCAAGCAGGTTTGGTTACCATGGTGATAGTCCTGACCTCTGTGGGGTTACCGCCTGCTGACATCTCCCTGATCGTGGCTATCGACTGGGTTCT CGATCGGTTTCGGACGATGATCAACGTTCTGGGTGACGCGTTGGCAGCTGGGATCATGGCGCACTTGTGCAAAAAGGACTTTGACAAAGCAGCAGCTGTTGCAGCCAATTCTTCTGCTGGTTCTTCTGTCAGTAATGAAAGG AGAGACACCGTGATCTCGTTTGGCAATCAGAGCGTGGCCATGTCCGACGCGCCCCTGATCGCGCACCGCTGCGACTACGTGTTCGAGGTGGATGGGGACAACGTGCTGGAGAGGCCCGTGCCCTGCTACAATCTCTGCCAAGTCTGA
- the elavl1a gene encoding ELAV-like protein 1a isoform X5, whose protein sequence is MSNGYEDHMGGDEAKDAKTNLIVNYLPQSMTQDELRSLFNSIGEVESAKLVRDKMAGHSLGYGFVNYLNPSDAERAISTLNGLRLQSKTIKVSYARPSSDTIKDANLYISGLPKAMTQKDVEEMFSRFGRIINSRVLVDQASGTTGASRGVAFIRFDKRAEAEEAVKSLNGQKPPGAAEPITVKFAANPNQVKNTQLISQLYHNQSRRFGGPLHHQAQRFRFSPMGVDHMGGMGGVNVPGNNSSGWCIFIYNLGQDADESILWQMFGPFGAVTNVKVIRDFNTNKCKGFGFVTMTNYEEAAMAITSLNGYRLGDKILQVSFKTSKGHK, encoded by the exons ATGTCGAACGGTTATGAAGATCACATGGGAGGGGATGAGGCGAAGGATGCAAAGACTAACCTGATAGTGAACTACCTGCCTCAGAGTATGACTCAAGATGAGCTGCGAAGCCTCTTCAACAGCATTGGAGAGGTCGAGTCGGCCAAGCTGGTGCGAGACAAAATGGCAG gcCACAGTTTAGGGTACGGATTTGTTAACTATCTTAACCCTAGTGATGCAGAAAGAGCTATCAGTACTCTGAATGGACTAAGGCTACAGTCCAAAACTATCAAG GTTTCATATGCACGGCCCAGCTCTGACACAATAAAGGATGCAAACTTGTATATCAGCGGTCTGCCCAAGGCCATGACTCAGAAGGATGTGGAAGAAATGTTTTCCCGCTTCGGGCGTATCATAAATTCCAGAGTACTTGTTGATCAGGCTTCAGGTACGACAG GCGCGTCCCGCGGCGTGGCTTTTATCCGGTTTGATAAGCGAGCCGAGGCCGAAGAAGCCGTCAAGAGCCTGAACGGCCAGAAGCCGCCCGGCGCCGCCGAGCCAATCACGGTGAAGTTTGCGGCCAACCCGAACCAGGTGAAGAACACGCAGCTCATCTCGCAGCTCTACCACAATCAGTCGCGGCGCTTCGGGGGGCCCCTCCACCACCAGGCACAGCGGTTTAG GTTTTCTCCGATGGGCGTTGACCATATGGGGGGCATGGGAGGCGTGAACGTTCCCGGGAACAACTCCTCCGGCTGGTGCATCTTCATCTACAACCTGGGCCAGGACGCAGACGAGAGCATCCTGTGGCAGATGTTCGGCCCTTTCGGCGCAGTCACAAATGTCAAGGTGATCCGTGACTTCAACACCAACAAGTGCAAGGGCTTCGGCTTCGTTACCATGACAAACTACGAGGAGGCGGCCATGGCCATCACCAGCCTGAACGGGTACCGGCTCGGAGATAAGATACTGCAAGTGTCCTTTAAGACTAGCAAGGGCCACAAGTAG
- the elavl1a gene encoding ELAV-like protein 1a isoform X1, with the protein MAVRRGHNKYFKADLQDVYEMSNGYEDHMGGDEAKDAKTNLIVNYLPQSMTQDELRSLFNSIGEVESAKLVRDKMAGHSLGYGFVNYLNPSDAERAISTLNGLRLQSKTIKVSYARPSSDTIKDANLYISGLPKAMTQKDVEEMFSRFGRIINSRVLVDQASGTTGASRGVAFIRFDKRAEAEEAVKSLNGQKPPGAAEPITVKFAANPNQVKNTQLISQLYHNQSRRFGGPLHHQAQRFRFSPMGVDHMGGMGGVNVPGNNSSGWCIFIYNLGQDADESILWQMFGPFGAVTNVKVIRDFNTNKCKGFGFVTMTNYEEAAMAITSLNGYRLGDKILQVSFKTSKGHK; encoded by the exons ATGGCAGTTCGTCGAGGACACAATAAGTACTTTAAA GCTGACTTGCAGGACGTGTATGAGATGTCGAACGGTTATGAAGATCACATGGGAGGGGATGAGGCGAAGGATGCAAAGACTAACCTGATAGTGAACTACCTGCCTCAGAGTATGACTCAAGATGAGCTGCGAAGCCTCTTCAACAGCATTGGAGAGGTCGAGTCGGCCAAGCTGGTGCGAGACAAAATGGCAG gcCACAGTTTAGGGTACGGATTTGTTAACTATCTTAACCCTAGTGATGCAGAAAGAGCTATCAGTACTCTGAATGGACTAAGGCTACAGTCCAAAACTATCAAG GTTTCATATGCACGGCCCAGCTCTGACACAATAAAGGATGCAAACTTGTATATCAGCGGTCTGCCCAAGGCCATGACTCAGAAGGATGTGGAAGAAATGTTTTCCCGCTTCGGGCGTATCATAAATTCCAGAGTACTTGTTGATCAGGCTTCAGGTACGACAG GCGCGTCCCGCGGCGTGGCTTTTATCCGGTTTGATAAGCGAGCCGAGGCCGAAGAAGCCGTCAAGAGCCTGAACGGCCAGAAGCCGCCCGGCGCCGCCGAGCCAATCACGGTGAAGTTTGCGGCCAACCCGAACCAGGTGAAGAACACGCAGCTCATCTCGCAGCTCTACCACAATCAGTCGCGGCGCTTCGGGGGGCCCCTCCACCACCAGGCACAGCGGTTTAG GTTTTCTCCGATGGGCGTTGACCATATGGGGGGCATGGGAGGCGTGAACGTTCCCGGGAACAACTCCTCCGGCTGGTGCATCTTCATCTACAACCTGGGCCAGGACGCAGACGAGAGCATCCTGTGGCAGATGTTCGGCCCTTTCGGCGCAGTCACAAATGTCAAGGTGATCCGTGACTTCAACACCAACAAGTGCAAGGGCTTCGGCTTCGTTACCATGACAAACTACGAGGAGGCGGCCATGGCCATCACCAGCCTGAACGGGTACCGGCTCGGAGATAAGATACTGCAAGTGTCCTTTAAGACTAGCAAGGGCCACAAGTAG
- the elavl1a gene encoding ELAV-like protein 1a isoform X6 yields MSCEASSTALERSSRPSWCETKWQVSYARPSSDTIKDANLYISGLPKAMTQKDVEEMFSRFGRIINSRVLVDQASGASRGVAFIRFDKRAEAEEAVKSLNGQKPPGAAEPITVKFAANPNQVKNTQLISQLYHNQSRRFGGPLHHQAQRFRFSPMGVDHMGGMGGVNVPGNNSSGWCIFIYNLGQDADESILWQMFGPFGAVTNVKVIRDFNTNKCKGFGFVTMTNYEEAAMAITSLNGYRLGDKILQVSFKTSKGHK; encoded by the exons ATGAGCTGCGAAGCCTCTTCAACAGCATTGGAGAGGTCGAGTCGGCCAAGCTGGTGCGAGACAAAATGGCAG GTTTCATATGCACGGCCCAGCTCTGACACAATAAAGGATGCAAACTTGTATATCAGCGGTCTGCCCAAGGCCATGACTCAGAAGGATGTGGAAGAAATGTTTTCCCGCTTCGGGCGTATCATAAATTCCAGAGTACTTGTTGATCAGGCTTCAG GCGCGTCCCGCGGCGTGGCTTTTATCCGGTTTGATAAGCGAGCCGAGGCCGAAGAAGCCGTCAAGAGCCTGAACGGCCAGAAGCCGCCCGGCGCCGCCGAGCCAATCACGGTGAAGTTTGCGGCCAACCCGAACCAGGTGAAGAACACGCAGCTCATCTCGCAGCTCTACCACAATCAGTCGCGGCGCTTCGGGGGGCCCCTCCACCACCAGGCACAGCGGTTTAG GTTTTCTCCGATGGGCGTTGACCATATGGGGGGCATGGGAGGCGTGAACGTTCCCGGGAACAACTCCTCCGGCTGGTGCATCTTCATCTACAACCTGGGCCAGGACGCAGACGAGAGCATCCTGTGGCAGATGTTCGGCCCTTTCGGCGCAGTCACAAATGTCAAGGTGATCCGTGACTTCAACACCAACAAGTGCAAGGGCTTCGGCTTCGTTACCATGACAAACTACGAGGAGGCGGCCATGGCCATCACCAGCCTGAACGGGTACCGGCTCGGAGATAAGATACTGCAAGTGTCCTTTAAGACTAGCAAGGGCCACAAGTAG
- the tspan37 gene encoding tetraspanin 37 isoform X2 produces the protein MCDWRGNLLKTIFQLMCQLLWVVGMVMAMSGVSLLMKYRHYSLFFSQTYILLPTVFTICSGAFLLFTGFLGTWLSLRHSRCLHGLFVYLLVVIFCLGSTASALAYVHSRKLDSDTASLSEVFQKYTGSSQDRNSRIVDVTQEQLHCCGVRNYTDWLDSSWLNKTGGDAVPHSCCNTTFLSCKGSLYQPWQLYHQGCQVKVEMAFQFILRFIMWTSLLGFLTEVVLLYMAAQMVTMEERLNYQALSNT, from the exons ATGTGTGACTGGAGAGGAAACCTgcttaaaacaatatttcagcTGATGTGTCAACTTCTTTGG GTTGTGGGGATGGTTATGGCCATGAGCGGCGTCTCCCTCCTGATGAAGTACAGACACTacagcttatttttttctcagaccTACATCCTCCTCCCCACAGTCTTCACGATCTGCAGCGGTGCGTTCTTGCTCTTCACCGGTTTCCTCGGTACTTGGCTGAGCCTCAGACACTCCCGCTGTCTGCACGGACTG TTTGTTTATCTGCTGGTTGTGATCTTTTGCTTGGGAAGCACGGCCTCTGCTCTGGCCTACGTCCACTCCAGAAAG TTGGATTCCGACACAGCGTCTCTCAGCGAGGTGTTTCAGAAATACACAGGCAGCAGTCAGGACAGAAACTCTCGGATTGTTGATGTTACTCAAGAGCAG CTCCATTGTTGCGGGGTCAGAAACTACACTGACTGGCTGGACAGCTCTTGGCTCAATAAAACCGGTGGAGATGCGGTTCCTCACAGCTGCTGCAACACCACGTTCCTCTCATGTAAAGGCAGTTTGTACCAGCCATGGCAGCTTTACCATCAG GGCTGTCaggtgaaggtggagatggCTTTTCAGTTCATCCTAAGGTTTATCATGTGGACGTCCCTCCTGGGGTTTCTGACTGAG GTGGTTTTGCTTTACATGGCGGCACAGATGGTAACGATGGAAGAACGTTTGAACTATCAAGCACTGAGTAACACTTAG